The Chryseobacterium nakagawai genome has a segment encoding these proteins:
- a CDS encoding alpha/beta hydrolase, with amino-acid sequence MKKLILRYHFFVMGCISFLLQSCNTKFRVWVGPDGQQKIYNLKYGEHKRQKMDVFLPKDYAVDSPVVLIVHGGAWTLGKKEHMIQIQKMLFQHKIPSINMNYRLVSLRKKITYKQQLEDIGSVIEKFNSLAEKAELQPNNYIILGESAGGHLALLYGYQHPDQIKKIISLSGPTDFYSPEYLNSFYSKYTSPTLQKVVGTKFDRKNFSEAFKEASPIANITHVPTLLFQGNHDFLVNQHQGIAMDSALTRMDVPHKFIFMEKTGHAPRFFSKRKRDSIIYPNILNWIQKNH; translated from the coding sequence ATGAAAAAGCTCATTCTCAGGTATCATTTTTTCGTTATGGGATGCATCAGTTTCCTTTTGCAATCCTGTAATACAAAATTCAGAGTTTGGGTTGGCCCTGATGGTCAGCAGAAAATCTACAACTTAAAATACGGAGAGCACAAAAGACAGAAAATGGATGTTTTTCTACCCAAAGATTACGCTGTAGATTCTCCGGTTGTTCTTATTGTACATGGTGGAGCCTGGACACTGGGAAAAAAGGAACACATGATCCAGATTCAGAAAATGCTTTTCCAGCATAAAATTCCAAGTATCAATATGAATTATCGCCTGGTTTCCCTCAGGAAAAAAATCACTTATAAACAACAACTTGAGGATATTGGTTCGGTGATTGAGAAATTTAATTCTTTAGCTGAAAAGGCAGAGCTACAGCCCAACAATTATATTATTCTTGGTGAAAGTGCCGGTGGACATCTTGCCTTACTCTATGGTTATCAACATCCGGATCAGATTAAAAAGATCATTTCTTTAAGCGGTCCTACAGATTTTTATAGCCCTGAATATCTGAATTCTTTTTATTCTAAATATACTTCACCTACTCTCCAAAAAGTAGTGGGAACCAAGTTTGATCGTAAAAATTTCTCAGAAGCCTTTAAAGAAGCCAGCCCTATTGCTAATATTACCCATGTTCCTACCCTTTTATTCCAGGGAAATCATGATTTTTTGGTGAATCAACACCAGGGAATTGCAATGGATTCGGCATTGACCCGTATGGATGTTCCTCATAAATTTATCTTTATGGAGAAAACCGGACATGCTCCCAGATTTTTCAGCAAAAGAAAAAGAGACAGTATTATTTATCCGAATATTCTGAATTGGATACAAAAGAACCATTAA
- a CDS encoding tetratricopeptide repeat protein, translated as MDENWELQLQDIWQKLGIISNEEFIQELKDHTSLLADAQAIADFEMACAFDSTGYEKKAEPLYRSALTLGLFGLRRRRARIQLASTLRNNGRIEESIHILREEKANYSDELNDAVNSFLALSLSSAGEYEEALSLTLKAISQHLPRYNRSLYNYANALHKE; from the coding sequence ATGGATGAAAACTGGGAGCTCCAATTACAAGATATCTGGCAGAAACTTGGAATAATAAGCAATGAAGAATTTATTCAAGAGCTCAAAGATCATACGAGCCTTCTTGCAGATGCACAAGCGATTGCAGATTTTGAAATGGCATGCGCCTTTGATTCAACTGGATATGAAAAGAAGGCTGAGCCCTTATATAGATCTGCACTGACTTTAGGATTATTTGGTTTAAGGAGAAGAAGAGCAAGAATTCAACTGGCAAGCACCTTAAGAAATAACGGAAGAATAGAAGAAAGCATTCATATTTTAAGAGAAGAAAAAGCTAACTATTCTGATGAGCTCAATGATGCTGTTAATTCTTTTTTAGCTCTTTCCCTTTCTTCTGCAGGAGAATACGAGGAGGCATTATCGCTAACCTTAAAAGCAATTTCTCAACATTTACCCAGATATAACCGATCTTTGTATAATTACGCAAATGCTTTGCATAAAGAATGA
- a CDS encoding DUF808 domain-containing protein: MASGFFAILDDIAALMDDVAVTSKIATQKTAGILGDDLAVNAEKATGFLSSRELPVLWAITKGSFINKLIILPIAFLLNWLYKPAIEMILILGGLYLAFEGVEKIIEFLFHRSKKGHEVVKENKEEEENSEASEKAKINSAIRTDFILSIEIVIIALGTVIQQEHPLLTQILTVTFVSFIATVGVYGIVALIVRMDDAGFKLIKKSHDKGFFSKLGHFLVKALPVIIKILGVVGTIALILVSGGIFAHNIHYLHELLPTWPAMLKEFTFGIVGGLAAVLVFTIGKSIYSLATKK; the protein is encoded by the coding sequence ATGGCATCAGGCTTTTTTGCAATTTTAGACGATATTGCAGCATTGATGGATGATGTAGCCGTTACCAGTAAAATAGCTACACAGAAAACAGCGGGAATTTTGGGAGATGACCTGGCTGTAAATGCAGAAAAAGCTACGGGCTTTCTTTCTTCCAGAGAACTTCCGGTATTGTGGGCCATTACCAAAGGCTCCTTTATTAATAAACTGATTATTCTTCCCATTGCATTTCTGCTCAACTGGCTTTATAAGCCTGCCATTGAAATGATCCTTATTTTGGGAGGCCTATACCTTGCTTTTGAAGGAGTAGAAAAAATTATAGAGTTTCTATTTCACCGTTCTAAAAAGGGGCATGAAGTAGTGAAGGAGAATAAAGAAGAAGAAGAAAACTCGGAAGCTTCTGAAAAGGCAAAAATTAATTCTGCGATCAGAACAGACTTTATCCTTTCTATTGAGATTGTCATCATTGCTTTGGGAACGGTAATCCAACAAGAACACCCACTTCTTACACAGATTCTTACCGTAACTTTTGTTTCATTCATTGCAACGGTAGGGGTTTATGGAATTGTTGCCCTTATTGTGAGAATGGATGATGCAGGTTTTAAATTAATCAAAAAAAGTCACGATAAAGGATTCTTTTCTAAACTTGGACATTTTTTGGTAAAAGCGTTACCGGTAATCATTAAAATCTTAGGAGTGGTCGGAACAATTGCCCTGATTTTAGTCTCAGGAGGTATTTTTGCTCACAACATTCACTACCTGCATGAATTATTACCAACCTGGCCGGCTATGTTAAAAGAATTTACTTTCGGAATCGTAGGCGGGCTCGCTGCAGTTCTTGTTTTTACAATAGGAAAATCAATCTATTCACTGGCTACGAAAAAATAA
- the dnaJ gene encoding molecular chaperone DnaJ — protein MSKRDYYEVLEISKSASADEIKKAYRKMAIKFHPDKNPGDKEAEEKFKEAAEAYEVLSDDQKRARYDQFGHAGMSGNGGFGGGGFGGGMNMEDIFSQFGDIFGGGFGGFGGGGGGRQQVKGSNLRIRIKLNLEEMVNGTHKTIKVKKMKVAEGATSKTCPTCNGSGVQLKVMNTMFGQMQTQTTCSTCQGIGKVADKIPAGANAQGLIKDEEEITINIPAGARDGIQLNVRGKGNDAPFGGVPGDLLVIIEEEVDQTIKREGDNLHQELYVSFAEAALGTKKEIPTVGGKVKITVDPGTQSGKILRLAGKGLPSIDSYGKGDMFIHINVWTPQKLTKEQKDFFEKQMSSGEMVAEPSGKEKTFFDKVKDLFN, from the coding sequence ATGTCAAAAAGAGATTATTACGAGGTTCTTGAGATCAGCAAATCTGCATCTGCCGACGAAATAAAAAAAGCCTACCGTAAAATGGCCATTAAATTCCACCCGGATAAAAATCCAGGGGATAAGGAGGCTGAAGAAAAATTTAAAGAAGCTGCTGAGGCTTATGAAGTATTAAGCGACGATCAGAAACGTGCCAGATATGACCAATTCGGTCACGCCGGAATGAGTGGAAATGGTGGTTTTGGAGGCGGAGGCTTCGGAGGCGGAATGAACATGGAAGATATTTTCAGCCAGTTTGGAGATATTTTCGGAGGTGGTTTCGGAGGATTTGGCGGTGGCGGCGGTGGCCGTCAGCAGGTGAAAGGTTCTAATTTAAGAATCAGAATCAAGCTGAACCTTGAGGAAATGGTAAATGGAACTCACAAAACCATTAAAGTAAAAAAAATGAAGGTGGCAGAAGGTGCCACTTCAAAAACGTGTCCTACCTGTAACGGTTCCGGTGTTCAGCTTAAAGTGATGAACACGATGTTTGGTCAAATGCAGACTCAAACTACTTGTAGTACTTGTCAGGGAATCGGAAAGGTTGCTGATAAAATTCCTGCCGGAGCTAATGCTCAGGGTCTTATAAAAGATGAGGAGGAAATTACCATTAATATTCCAGCAGGAGCAAGAGACGGCATCCAGCTTAATGTAAGAGGAAAAGGGAATGACGCTCCATTTGGTGGAGTTCCGGGTGATTTATTAGTCATCATTGAAGAGGAAGTAGATCAAACCATCAAGAGAGAAGGTGATAACCTTCACCAGGAATTGTATGTTTCATTTGCTGAAGCTGCTTTAGGAACGAAAAAAGAAATTCCTACAGTAGGCGGAAAAGTGAAAATTACTGTTGATCCAGGAACTCAATCCGGAAAAATTTTAAGATTAGCAGGAAAAGGTCTTCCAAGCATTGACAGCTATGGTAAAGGAGACATGTTCATTCATATCAACGTATGGACACCTCAAAAGCTTACTAAGGAGCAGAAAGACTTCTTTGAAAAACAAATGTCCAGCGGAGAAATGGTTGCAGAACCATCCGGAAAGGAAAAAACTTTTTTTGATAAAGTAAAAGATTTATTCAATTAA
- a CDS encoding nucleotide exchange factor GrpE — MENQDINEESINNQEDNNIQNEATSQDNVTATPSAEELLAEEKDRYIRLYAEFENYKKRTSKEKIEFFQYANQDMMVSMLGVLDDFERALKEIAKNGNPSDLQGVELIYQKFKNKLTEKGLKAMDVNAGDSFNVDFHEAITQIPAPSEELKGKIVDVIETGYTLNDKVIRFAKVVTGN, encoded by the coding sequence ATGGAAAATCAGGATATTAACGAAGAAAGCATCAATAATCAGGAAGATAACAACATTCAGAACGAGGCAACGTCTCAGGACAATGTGACAGCGACTCCTTCAGCTGAGGAACTTTTGGCAGAAGAAAAAGACCGTTACATCAGATTATATGCTGAATTCGAGAACTATAAAAAAAGAACTTCTAAAGAGAAAATAGAATTCTTCCAATATGCCAATCAGGATATGATGGTTTCTATGTTGGGCGTTTTGGATGATTTTGAAAGAGCATTAAAAGAAATCGCTAAAAATGGAAATCCATCTGATCTTCAAGGAGTGGAACTTATCTATCAGAAGTTCAAAAATAAACTTACAGAAAAAGGACTAAAAGCTATGGATGTGAATGCTGGAGACAGCTTCAACGTAGATTTCCATGAAGCTATTACTCAAATTCCTGCTCCATCAGAAGAGCTGAAAGGGAAAATCGTAGATGTTATTGAAACTGGGTATACTTTAAATGATAAGGTAATCCGTTTTGCAAAAGTAGTAACAGGAAACTAG
- a CDS encoding Nramp family divalent metal transporter: MNFNLKSAWRKDKTSHSLSEVYSSIKIPKKASFWRKYLAFAGPGLMIAVGYMDPGNWATDIAGGAQFGYTLLSVILISNIFAVVLQHLSVKLGVVAERDLAQACRDHFNPTTNFILWVFCEIAIAACDLAEVIGSAIALNLLFHIPLTWGIVITTVDVLVILLLQAKGFRWIESIVGGLIFIILACFAYEIVISKPAFNEILGGLVPQKEIIQNPAMLYIAIGILGATVMPHNLYLHSSIVQTRDYTRDTEGKKEAIKFATLDSTVSLMLAFFINAAILILAAATFHTTGNQHVADIHDAYQMLTPILGASMASIAFAIALLASGQNSTLTGTLAGQIVMEGFLNIKLKPWLRRLITRLIAVIPALIVAILYGEQGTTELLVLSQVILSMQLSFAVVPLVMFTNDKAKMGEFVNKPFLKVCVWVISAIIIVLNLYLLYQTFTGEQ, encoded by the coding sequence ATGAATTTCAATTTAAAAAGCGCCTGGCGAAAAGATAAAACATCTCACTCTTTATCAGAAGTTTATTCTTCTATTAAAATACCTAAAAAAGCCAGTTTCTGGAGGAAATACCTTGCTTTTGCAGGGCCCGGGCTTATGATAGCCGTAGGATATATGGATCCGGGAAACTGGGCTACTGATATTGCCGGAGGGGCTCAGTTTGGATATACCCTACTTTCGGTCATTCTTATTTCCAATATTTTTGCAGTGGTTTTACAGCATTTATCTGTTAAGCTTGGTGTAGTGGCAGAAAGGGATTTAGCACAGGCCTGTAGAGATCATTTCAATCCTACTACCAATTTTATTCTCTGGGTTTTCTGTGAAATAGCTATTGCCGCCTGTGATCTCGCCGAGGTCATTGGTTCAGCGATAGCCTTAAATCTGTTATTTCATATTCCGTTGACCTGGGGGATTGTAATTACTACTGTGGATGTACTGGTTATTCTTCTCCTTCAGGCAAAAGGTTTCAGATGGATTGAAAGTATTGTGGGTGGGCTTATTTTCATTATTCTTGCCTGCTTTGCCTATGAAATTGTTATTTCAAAACCGGCTTTTAATGAAATTCTGGGTGGATTAGTCCCACAAAAAGAGATTATTCAAAATCCTGCGATGCTTTATATTGCGATTGGTATTTTAGGAGCTACCGTAATGCCGCACAATCTGTACCTTCACAGCAGTATTGTACAGACCAGGGATTATACTCGTGATACGGAAGGCAAGAAAGAGGCTATTAAATTTGCCACTTTAGATAGTACGGTATCATTAATGTTGGCATTTTTTATCAATGCTGCCATTTTGATATTGGCTGCTGCCACTTTTCATACTACAGGAAATCAACATGTAGCTGATATTCACGATGCATACCAGATGCTAACCCCAATTTTAGGCGCTTCAATGGCGAGTATTGCATTTGCAATTGCGTTATTGGCTTCTGGGCAAAATTCAACCCTTACAGGAACTTTAGCAGGTCAGATCGTCATGGAAGGTTTTTTAAATATTAAATTAAAACCATGGCTACGAAGATTGATCACAAGACTTATTGCGGTTATTCCTGCATTAATTGTTGCTATTCTTTATGGAGAACAGGGAACAACAGAATTATTGGTTTTAAGCCAGGTTATTTTATCAATGCAGTTAAGTTTTGCCGTAGTTCCGTTAGTTATGTTCACCAATGACAAAGCTAAAATGGGTGAATTTGTGAATAAACCGTTCTTAAAGGTTTGTGTATGGGTAATCTCGGCGATTATCATTGTTTTAAACCTATACCTGTTGTATCAGACGTTTACAGGAGAGCAATAA
- a CDS encoding OmpA family protein: MSLNVIDLIKGQLGPALVSQAASQFGESESGISKAIGGLLPAVVGGLANNADNPGVVDAITKASSSGILGNLLGGSSSNPIITNLLSSLFGDKVGGLVNSIASFSGISNNSAGSLLNLVTGATVGTVGKYAADNNLGASGISSLLNDQKGIISSLLPAGLSLASFGLGAENWFGQAKETVSSVTSTAKDNIAEGVATARENVSEGTREIREQFENNNNNNQGGGSIWKWLLPLLLVIAAGYFLWKQCEKKQTTTTMTSTSDSTGTHTDTASATTSAPATTATPATKTDENIDLNGVMLKGYKGGMEDQMISFLKSGGYKNAADDAALKDKWYDFDHVNFKMGSSTELEAGSQGQMDNLVAILKAFPDAKIKIGGYTDKVGNEASNVKLSQSRADFIKAALAKAGVGAQVLGAEGYGSKFAKVDAKASDAERAADRKMSVRFSK, translated from the coding sequence ATGTCTTTAAATGTCATTGATTTAATTAAAGGACAATTAGGTCCCGCTTTGGTTTCACAGGCTGCATCACAGTTTGGAGAAAGCGAATCCGGTATTTCTAAAGCAATTGGTGGCTTATTACCTGCTGTAGTAGGTGGATTAGCCAATAACGCAGACAACCCTGGCGTTGTAGATGCCATTACGAAAGCCTCTTCAAGTGGAATCTTAGGAAATCTATTAGGCGGATCGTCTAGTAACCCTATCATTACCAACTTATTATCTTCTTTATTTGGAGATAAAGTAGGCGGATTAGTGAATTCTATTGCCAGTTTTTCAGGGATCAGCAACAATTCTGCAGGTTCTTTGTTAAACCTGGTTACCGGGGCTACAGTAGGTACCGTAGGAAAATATGCAGCAGACAATAATTTGGGTGCTTCAGGTATTTCCAGCTTACTGAATGATCAGAAAGGCATTATTTCTTCTTTATTGCCGGCAGGTCTTTCTTTAGCTTCTTTTGGATTAGGAGCTGAAAATTGGTTCGGTCAGGCTAAGGAAACTGTTTCTTCAGTAACTTCTACTGCTAAGGACAACATCGCTGAAGGTGTTGCTACAGCAAGAGAAAATGTGAGTGAAGGAACAAGAGAAATAAGAGAACAGTTTGAAAATAACAACAATAATAATCAAGGCGGAGGCTCAATCTGGAAATGGTTGCTTCCGCTTTTATTAGTAATTGCAGCCGGATATTTCCTTTGGAAGCAGTGTGAGAAGAAGCAAACCACTACTACAATGACTTCTACCTCAGACTCAACAGGGACACATACAGATACTGCATCTGCAACAACCTCTGCGCCAGCTACCACAGCTACTCCTGCAACTAAAACCGATGAAAACATCGACCTTAACGGAGTAATGTTGAAAGGTTACAAAGGAGGTATGGAAGATCAGATGATTTCCTTCCTGAAATCCGGAGGTTATAAAAATGCCGCTGACGATGCTGCATTGAAAGATAAGTGGTACGATTTCGACCATGTAAACTTCAAAATGGGAAGTTCTACTGAGTTAGAAGCAGGTTCGCAAGGACAAATGGATAACCTGGTAGCTATTCTTAAAGCATTCCCGGATGCTAAAATCAAAATCGGTGGTTATACTGATAAAGTAGGAAACGAAGCTTCTAATGTAAAACTATCACAATCAAGAGCTGATTTCATCAAGGCTGCTTTAGCTAAAGCAGGAGTTGGTGCTCAGGTGCTTGGAGCAGAAGGGTACGGAAGTAAATTTGCTAAAGTAGATGCAAAAGCTTCTGATGCTGAAAGAGCTGCTGACCGAAAAATGTCTGTAAGATTTTCTAAATAA
- the proS gene encoding proline--tRNA ligase — MAKLTSRSEDYSKWYNELVVKADLAENSGVRGCMVIKPYGYAIWEKMRDEMDKKFKETGHVNAYFPLFVPKSLFEAEEKNAEGFAKECAVVTHYRLKTDPDNPSKLIVDPDAKLEEELIVRPTSEAIIWNTYKNWIQSYRDLPILINQWANVVRWEMRTRLFLRTAEFLWQEGHTAHATKDEAVEEAEKMNKVYADFAENFMAMPVIQGLKTPSERFAGADETYCIEALMQDGKALQAGTSHFLGQNFAKAFDVKFTNKEGKIEHAWATSWGTSTRLMGALIMTHSDDFGLVLPPTLAPIQVVIVPIFKGEEQLAQISEVAMDIQAKLKAKGISVKFDNDTQNKPGWKFAEYELKGVPVRIAMGPRDLENNSVEIARRDNLTKEVRSIEGLDTYIEDLLKTIQQDIYNKAANFRKDNITKVDTYEEFKKVLEEKGGFIYAHWDGTAEEEEQIKNETKATIRCIPLDDDIEEGISLVSGKPSTRRVLFAKAY; from the coding sequence ATGGCAAAATTAACCTCTAGAAGCGAAGATTACAGCAAATGGTATAACGAGCTGGTTGTAAAAGCTGATTTAGCTGAAAACTCAGGAGTGCGTGGATGTATGGTAATCAAACCGTATGGCTATGCAATCTGGGAAAAAATGCGTGATGAAATGGATAAAAAATTCAAAGAAACAGGTCACGTTAACGCATACTTCCCTCTTTTTGTACCCAAGAGCTTATTTGAGGCTGAGGAAAAAAATGCAGAAGGTTTTGCAAAGGAATGTGCAGTAGTTACTCACTATAGATTAAAAACTGATCCTGACAATCCTTCTAAACTGATTGTAGACCCGGATGCAAAACTGGAAGAAGAACTTATTGTTCGTCCTACATCTGAAGCAATTATCTGGAATACTTATAAAAACTGGATCCAGTCTTACAGAGATTTACCTATTCTTATCAATCAATGGGCAAACGTTGTACGTTGGGAAATGAGAACCCGTTTGTTCCTTAGAACGGCAGAATTCTTATGGCAGGAAGGGCATACTGCTCACGCTACGAAAGATGAAGCTGTAGAAGAAGCTGAAAAAATGAATAAAGTATATGCAGATTTTGCAGAAAACTTTATGGCAATGCCCGTAATCCAGGGATTAAAAACTCCTTCCGAAAGATTTGCAGGAGCAGATGAAACGTATTGTATTGAAGCTTTAATGCAGGACGGAAAAGCGCTTCAGGCAGGAACTTCTCACTTCTTAGGTCAGAATTTTGCAAAAGCATTTGATGTAAAATTCACTAATAAAGAAGGAAAAATAGAGCATGCATGGGCTACATCATGGGGAACTTCTACTCGTTTAATGGGAGCTTTAATTATGACCCATTCTGACGATTTCGGATTGGTATTACCTCCAACATTGGCACCAATTCAGGTCGTGATTGTTCCAATCTTTAAAGGAGAAGAACAATTGGCTCAAATCAGCGAAGTTGCTATGGATATTCAAGCTAAATTAAAAGCTAAAGGTATTTCCGTGAAGTTTGACAATGATACTCAGAATAAACCGGGATGGAAATTTGCTGAATATGAATTGAAAGGTGTTCCGGTAAGAATTGCTATGGGACCAAGAGATCTTGAAAATAATTCTGTTGAAATTGCAAGAAGAGACAACCTTACTAAAGAAGTTCGTTCTATTGAAGGTTTAGATACTTATATTGAAGACTTATTGAAAACCATTCAACAGGATATTTACAATAAGGCAGCCAATTTTAGAAAAGACAACATTACCAAAGTGGATACTTACGAAGAATTCAAAAAAGTTCTTGAAGAAAAAGGAGGATTTATCTATGCACATTGGGATGGTACAGCTGAAGAAGAAGAACAAATCAAAAACGAAACGAAGGCCACAATCAGATGTATTCCTTTAGATGATGATATAGAAGAAGGGATTTCATTGGTTTCTGGAAAACCTTCTACGAGACGTGTATTATTCGCAAAAGCGTATTAA
- a CDS encoding prolyl-tRNA synthetase, with the protein MKRNIHKNLLGLLKSKGILAISGGLLLMSCGAQMGGYSETDGVYYDPNKDTLPEGVIINGGGNRVGDYYDYYQDSNVIQNAQANSREQQNRYNEWSDVNANWGNATNSDWGMYAGSQTNYYDNSWGWGSPWGWYGGYSPYWGWNRGWGWGAGLSWGWGGSFGWGWGGSFGWGSPWGYGYSPYWGGFYDPFWGGYYGNPYWGYGGGYNRIHMRSGNSGSGMSNAVYRTNTARNNNGFRNTNGFNNSNSGGFRNENSGGFRNGNSGGFRNGNSGGFRNGNSNGGFRNSDSGGFRNSTPQQQPRYNNGGFRSGDSGGFRNSGGFNSGGGFRSGGSSGGGGFRGGSSGGGGARSGGFR; encoded by the coding sequence ATGAAAAGAAATATACATAAAAATTTGCTTGGTCTGCTAAAATCCAAAGGGATATTAGCAATTTCAGGCGGATTATTGCTTATGTCTTGTGGTGCTCAGATGGGAGGGTATAGCGAGACTGATGGGGTATATTATGACCCTAATAAAGATACGCTGCCAGAAGGAGTTATCATTAATGGTGGCGGAAACAGAGTAGGAGATTACTACGACTACTATCAGGATTCTAATGTGATTCAGAATGCACAAGCGAATTCCAGAGAACAGCAAAATAGATATAACGAATGGAGTGATGTAAATGCCAATTGGGGAAATGCAACCAACTCTGATTGGGGAATGTATGCAGGCTCACAAACCAATTACTATGACAACTCCTGGGGATGGGGATCTCCTTGGGGCTGGTATGGAGGATATAGTCCTTATTGGGGCTGGAATCGTGGCTGGGGCTGGGGTGCCGGTCTTTCGTGGGGTTGGGGCGGATCATTCGGCTGGGGCTGGGGAGGCTCTTTCGGTTGGGGCAGCCCATGGGGTTACGGATATTCTCCTTATTGGGGAGGATTCTATGATCCGTTCTGGGGTGGCTATTATGGAAACCCATACTGGGGCTATGGAGGTGGATATAACAGAATTCATATGAGAAGCGGTAACAGTGGTTCAGGAATGAGTAATGCTGTCTATAGAACAAATACTGCCAGAAACAACAACGGGTTCAGAAATACGAATGGATTTAATAACTCTAATTCCGGTGGATTTAGAAATGAGAATTCCGGCGGATTTAGAAACGGAAACTCTGGTGGCTTTAGAAATGGGAACTCTGGTGGATTTAGAAACGGAAATTCAAATGGAGGGTTTAGAAATTCAGACTCTGGAGGATTCAGAAATTCTACTCCGCAACAACAGCCAAGATACAACAATGGAGGTTTTAGATCCGGTGACTCTGGTGGCTTTAGAAACAGTGGCGGATTTAATTCCGGTGGTGGTTTCAGATCTGGTGGTTCATCCGGCGGTGGTGGCTTTAGAGGTGGTTCATCCGGTGGTGGTGGAGCCAGATCCGGTGGATTCAGATAA
- a CDS encoding OmpP1/FadL family transporter, translating to MLKKSLVLMGISAAFFAQAQDVSLIRNTVDVYSSTPMVGSAKFNAMAGANGALGGDANSLLTNPAGLGVAISGEVSATLSVMGNKNSSTLGGNKIDFSKTRGDLGNAGGVIAFPLMTESAWKFINIGINFSNQSLDNIIQTPGNANITAALPDGAATLDGHVYSRYGNLSKMSFGVGANYNHSVYIGAGLNFFNASVDQYDRLGFNMNKNNYVDVFNRQDTPYSERSSGFSASVGVIGKLSPNFRLGASLETPTFWNIDRDFSFYNNPNYGNGIGSESRKFTSPLKATVSAAFVASKNFSLNVDYTLGLTKPDYKVYGTIERDLNTFFKENYKNMSEVRVGAEYRVQQLRLRGGYSYLSNPVDALTIGRFDNAGNVADQSYSNLMLSDRNLLSFGIGYDFKSFYIDASYQNVTSKYSNPFMRGLVGSDYDSAYYSLDSKSIYESDAYAVSEVKNSRNNFFLTVGWKF from the coding sequence ATGTTAAAAAAATCTTTAGTATTAATGGGTATTTCTGCTGCATTTTTTGCGCAGGCTCAAGATGTTTCATTAATAAGAAATACTGTAGATGTTTATTCAAGTACTCCTATGGTGGGATCTGCCAAATTTAATGCAATGGCAGGAGCTAATGGAGCACTGGGTGGTGATGCAAATTCACTGCTTACTAACCCGGCAGGTTTAGGAGTTGCTATTTCAGGTGAGGTTTCTGCCACTTTATCTGTTATGGGTAATAAAAATAGTTCTACTTTAGGGGGAAACAAAATAGATTTTAGTAAGACAAGAGGTGATTTAGGAAATGCAGGTGGAGTAATTGCTTTTCCATTAATGACTGAGTCTGCATGGAAGTTCATTAATATTGGTATTAATTTTTCAAATCAATCTCTTGATAATATTATACAGACTCCAGGAAATGCTAATATAACAGCTGCTTTACCTGATGGTGCAGCTACATTAGATGGGCATGTCTATTCAAGATATGGGAATTTATCAAAAATGAGTTTCGGTGTTGGAGCGAATTATAATCATAGTGTATATATTGGAGCAGGATTGAATTTTTTCAATGCTTCTGTGGATCAGTATGATAGGTTAGGCTTTAATATGAATAAAAATAATTATGTTGATGTTTTTAACAGACAGGATACTCCTTATTCAGAAAGATCTTCCGGGTTCTCCGCTTCAGTAGGGGTAATAGGGAAATTAAGTCCTAATTTCAGGTTAGGAGCATCTCTTGAAACACCTACATTCTGGAATATAGACCGTGATTTTAGCTTTTATAATAATCCAAACTATGGGAATGGGATAGGTTCTGAAAGTAGAAAATTTACTTCGCCGCTTAAGGCAACTGTAAGTGCTGCATTTGTAGCCAGTAAAAACTTTTCATTGAACGTAGATTATACATTAGGTCTTACAAAGCCTGATTATAAAGTATATGGTACAATAGAAAGGGATCTGAATACTTTCTTTAAAGAGAATTATAAGAACATGTCGGAAGTAAGAGTAGGAGCCGAATATAGAGTACAGCAGCTGAGATTAAGAGGTGGATATTCTTATTTATCTAATCCAGTTGATGCCCTTACGATTGGCAGATTTGATAATGCAGGTAATGTTGCAGATCAATCCTATAGTAATCTTATGCTAAGTGACAGAAACTTGCTTTCATTTGGTATCGGATATGATTTCAAGTCATTCTATATTGATGCATCCTATCAAAATGTAACTTCGAAGTATAGCAATCCTTTTATGAGAGGACTTGTTGGAAGTGATTATGACAGTGCTTATTATTCACTTGATTCAAAATCTATCTATGAAAGTGATGCCTATGCTGTAAGCGAAGTTAAAAACAGCAGAAACAATTTCTTCCTTACCGTTGGTTGGAAATTCTAA